Sequence from the Methanobacterium alkalithermotolerans genome:
TAAAAAGGAGGAAGGTAAGTCCAGATTCTGCACTAAGCTGGAAAAAGCCTCACAAGGTGAAGTATTCTATGCCACTGCCCAGGAAGAGGAATGTCTGGGAGGTGCTCGCTATGCCGGACTTAAGGATATCCGGGAATATCCCGCCCCGGTACAAAGTGGGGCCTTTTTAATTCCCCGGGGCGTGTATAAAAACATCCCTGCGGTGCAGCGATCCTGGGAAAAGGAAATAAGCATAGAACCTGGTATTTTTAAGGCGGTACTTTTTGCTCCTTTAAGTAAGGCAGAATTTGAACCAGATGTAATATTTATAGTGTCTAATGCCAAACAGGGTATGGAAATACTACATGCTAATGCCTATGATTCAGGAGAGCATGCCCAGGGTGCAGATGCTGCCCCTATATGCAGTTCTATGGCGGCTCTACCCTACCTCACTGGAAAAGTTACTTATGGCTTTGGAGATGTGGGAGCCAGAAACAATATGGATCTGGATAAAGGAGATATTATGGTGAGTATTCCCGAGAGTGAATTATCCCGTATTGTATCCAATTTGACTCAGATGCGTACTAAAATCTTCTTTAAGGAAGAATGATTTTATGGTCCTGATAGTCATTTAGTCATAATTCCGAATCAATAGCAAAAAATTGGATGAAAATCTCTTAAAAATAAACCAGATTAGTTGCAACTAATAATAATATCCTGGTTTAATTAATATTTTAATCTTTAAAAATCAAATATATATTATGTGGTTAATTTTTAGAACTTCTGATTTAAAAAAAAGGGGGAATTAAGAATGTTGAATCAACAATACTCTATAGTAATTAATGCACCTCCCAAAAAAGTTTGGCATAGCATGCTTGACCCGGATACTTACCAGATCTGGACTGCACCATTTATGCCCGGCTCTTTCTATGAAGGGAAATGGGAAACAGGAAGTAAGATACTTT
This genomic interval carries:
- a CDS encoding DUF169 domain-containing protein, whose product is MDYKERGAKLKELLKLEKELVALKWSVDEPDDIKKEEGKSRFCTKLEKASQGEVFYATAQEEECLGGARYAGLKDIREYPAPVQSGAFLIPRGVYKNIPAVQRSWEKEISIEPGIFKAVLFAPLSKAEFEPDVIFIVSNAKQGMEILHANAYDSGEHAQGADAAPICSSMAALPYLTGKVTYGFGDVGARNNMDLDKGDIMVSIPESELSRIVSNLTQMRTKIFFKEE